A stretch of the Vitis vinifera cultivar Pinot Noir 40024 chromosome 16, ASM3070453v1 genome encodes the following:
- the LOC100257981 gene encoding putative pentatricopeptide repeat-containing protein At4g17915: MVCRFSTKLLNICIASLCKVGQLEKAEAVVIDGIRLGLLPDVVTYNTLLSAYSRFVGIDAAYSVIHRMKEAGISPDVITYNSLIAAATKRCLLSRSLDLFEEMLRTGIRPDVWSYNSLMHCFFKLGKPDEANRVFQDIILTNLLPSSSTFNIMINGLCNNGYTGYALSLYRYLQRQGFVPELVTYNILINGLCKSRKLNAARRILRELGESGNVPDAITYTTVMKCCFRSRQFEQGFEIFSEMKSKGYAFDAFSYCAVIAALTKTGRLEEANDIMEQMARSDIDLDIVSYNTVMNLYCRNGKLEATYKLLDEIEEHGLECDEYTHTILIDGLCKAGNVEGALRHLKNMTKMGFDSTLVAQNCVIDGLCKVGQLDHAIKMFASMEVKDSFTYSSMVHNLCKARRYRHASRLLLACLRGGMKILRANQRSVIDGLCYSGYTSEARRLKSKIRLARILHY, translated from the coding sequence ATGGTTTGTAGATTTTCAACTAAGTTGTTAAATATATGCATAGCTTCTCTTTGTAAAGTTGGGCAATTGGAGAAAGCAGAAGCAGTTGTAATTGATGGTATAAGGTTAGGATTGCTACCAGATGTGGTGACTTATAATACATTGCTTTCTGCATATAGTCGGTTTGTTGGCATTGATGCCGCTTATTCTGTTATTCATAGAATGAAAGAAGCTGGAATAAGTCCGGACGTGATTACTTATAATTCTTTGATAGCTGCTGCCACCAAGCGTTGCCTACTATCACGATCCCTGGATCTGTTTGAAGAAATGCTTCGAACGGGTATCCGGCCAGATGTGTGGAGTTACAATTCTTTGATGCATTGTTTCTTTAAATTAGGAAAACCAGATGAAGCCaatagagtttttcaagacATTATCTTGACCAACCTTTTACCTTCTTCAAGCACATTTAACATCATGATTAATGGCCTATGCAACAATGGCTACACTGGTTATGCCCTTAGTTTATACAGATATTTACAGCGTCAGGGATTTGTTCCTGAATTAGTAACATATAACATTCTTATTAATGGGCTTTGCAAGTCTCGTAAGTTGAATGCAGCAAGAAGGATACTCAGGGAGCTTGGGGAATCAGGGAATGTGCCAGATGCCATTACCTACACTACAGTTATGAAATGCTGCTTTAGATCTAGGCAGTTTGAACAAGGGTTTGAGATCTTCTCAGAGATGAAGAGTAAAGGGTATGCTTTTGATGCCTTTTCATACTGTGCAGTCATTGCAGCATTAACTAAGACGGGTAGGTTAGAAGAGGCAAATGACATCATGGAGCAGATGGCAAGGAGTGACATTGATCTTGATATAGTGTCATACAACACTGTTATGAACCTGTATTGTAGGAATGGTAAGTTGGAAGCCACTTATAAATTACTGGATGAGATAGAGGAACATGGGTTGGAATGTGATGAGTATACACACACAATTCTGATTGACGGGTTGTGCAAGGCAGGTAATGTCGAAGGGGCTCTGCGTCATCTGAAGAATATGACCAAAATGGGCTTTGATTCAACCTTGGTTGCTCAGAACTGTGTGATTGATGGATTGTGTAAAGTTGGTCAGCTTGATCACGCAATCAAGATGTTTGCATCAATGGAGGTAAAGGATTCTTTTACCTACTCCTCCATGGTGCATAATCTTTGCAAGGCAAGAAGATACCGCCATGCATCCAGGCTCCTACTCGCTTGTTTAAGAGGTGGCATGAAAATACTAAGGGCTAACCAACGATCTGTTATTGATGGTCTGTGTTATTCAGGATATACAAGCGAAGCGAGGAGGCTCAAGTCAAAAATCCGATTGGCTAGGATATTACATTATTGA